The following proteins are encoded in a genomic region of Nicotiana sylvestris chromosome 4, ASM39365v2, whole genome shotgun sequence:
- the LOC138889822 gene encoding uncharacterized protein, with product MEVSHLEFELKEQVRQKDMYKALCEQKDEVLRDHSILQDELEKARKEASKEKQEHTLLVEKVRVFEINNESLSTNSNATTSQVQEKINLIDQLRDEMDEVKALVEELKIKMDLLSSERDATKEYLASTTVQLRVMKEKADK from the coding sequence ATGGAGGTGAGTCACCTCGAGTTTGAGCTCAAGGAGCAAGTTCGGCAAAAAGACATGTACAAAGCTCTTTGTGAGCAAAAAGACGAAGTCCTTAGGGACCATTCCATCCTTCAAGATGAGCTGGAAAAGGCTCGAAAAGAAGCCTCGAAAGAAAAACAGGAACACACCCTTCTGGTTGAAAAGGTAAGAGTGTTTGAGATTAATAACGAGAGCTTAAGCACAAATTCTAACGCCACAACCTCGCAGGTCCAAGAGAAGATAAACCTGATCGACCAACTTAGGGATGAGATGGACGAGGTCAAAGCCTTAGTTGAGGAGTTGAAGATCAAAATGGATCTCCTATCCTCGGAGCGGGATGCCACCAAAGAGTATTTGGCATCAACCACAGTACAACTCCGGGTGATGAAAGAAAAAGCGGACAAATAG